A genomic window from Natronorubrum aibiense includes:
- a CDS encoding cupredoxin domain-containing protein yields MSPNRSEWTRRQLLHRSSVASVIGISALAGCLDSETDETSGTADEDESADGDELDEGDESTAMDDAAEDDGDDETNGIVDMTGDETVEIELVDNEGGDGAFAFEPDHVRLSVGTTVRWVSTHDIFHTITSTESLEQKSPSGEFRQTVSAEGDSYEWTADEPGTQFYYCEPHAGFMDGTLEIE; encoded by the coding sequence ATGTCACCGAACCGTTCCGAGTGGACTCGGCGGCAGCTACTCCACCGCTCGAGTGTTGCTTCGGTCATCGGTATCTCGGCGCTTGCCGGCTGTCTCGACTCCGAAACCGATGAGACCAGTGGGACGGCGGACGAAGACGAATCCGCCGATGGCGACGAACTGGACGAGGGAGACGAATCGACGGCGATGGACGACGCAGCCGAAGACGACGGAGACGACGAAACGAACGGTATCGTCGATATGACCGGCGACGAGACCGTCGAGATCGAACTCGTCGACAACGAAGGCGGCGACGGCGCGTTCGCGTTCGAGCCCGACCACGTGCGGCTCAGTGTCGGGACGACCGTTCGGTGGGTCAGCACTCACGACATCTTCCATACGATCACGTCGACGGAGTCGCTCGAGCAGAAGTCGCCGAGTGGTGAGTTTCGACAAACCGTCTCGGCTGAAGGGGACAGCTACGAGTGGACTGCCGACGAACCCGGTACACAATTTTATTACTGTGAACCACACGCCGGATTCATGGATGGGACACTCGAGATCGAGTGA
- a CDS encoding DsrE family protein, whose product MTNAAVVILAGTESHADVGRMVNGLETAKEFAQADGDDVELIFDGAGTQWIPELEDESSDYHELYQAVRDDAAACDFCAGAFGVEDAIDDAGVVTLDDHDGHPSVQSLVDDDYEVITF is encoded by the coding sequence ATGACGAACGCAGCAGTCGTAATCCTCGCAGGAACCGAATCGCACGCCGACGTCGGTCGAATGGTCAACGGCCTCGAGACGGCAAAAGAGTTCGCGCAAGCGGATGGCGACGATGTCGAACTGATCTTCGACGGAGCGGGCACGCAGTGGATACCGGAGTTAGAAGACGAATCGAGTGACTATCACGAGCTGTACCAGGCCGTGCGGGACGATGCAGCAGCCTGTGACTTCTGTGCCGGGGCGTTCGGCGTCGAAGACGCGATCGACGATGCGGGTGTCGTGACGCTCGACGACCACGACGGGCATCCGAGCGTGCAGTCGCTCGTCGACGACGACTACGAAGTCATCACCTTCTAA
- a CDS encoding DUF3179 domain-containing protein, with amino-acid sequence MRDGQQINGLSRRHVIRTAGSVGLAALAGCLNRSDAFGRGADEDTSVGEPPIADRSLPEEYTTDELEDASLSGGPGQDGIPAIDEPQFISAETPPTNLADGDPVFGVELNGESKAYPQYILVWHEVVNDRLGGESVAVTYCPLTGTAQGFSRGDGEFGVSGRLINSNLVMFDRGTETWWPQILARGIRGPHEGAYLEEVQVTWTTWERWRKQHPETVVLTEETGHIRDYGADPYGGYNPRSGYYENENTLFSPLATDDRFPAKEVVVGARNADGSMAVPKATLRERVVVDGTMSDVPYVTVYDEKLDTGYVYRNPDTESVESDGGDITVDGDEYDADALPLEREIAFDAMWFAWYGYYPSTEVHE; translated from the coding sequence ATGCGAGATGGACAGCAAATTAACGGTCTCTCCAGACGGCATGTTATCCGCACAGCCGGGAGCGTCGGTCTCGCTGCGCTGGCAGGATGTCTGAATCGCTCCGATGCGTTTGGTCGTGGGGCTGACGAAGACACGTCGGTTGGCGAGCCACCGATAGCCGACCGGTCGCTCCCCGAGGAGTACACGACCGACGAACTCGAGGACGCGAGTCTCTCCGGTGGTCCCGGTCAAGATGGGATCCCCGCCATCGACGAACCGCAGTTCATTTCGGCTGAGACGCCACCGACGAATCTGGCGGACGGTGATCCGGTCTTCGGTGTCGAACTAAACGGTGAATCGAAAGCGTATCCGCAGTACATTCTCGTCTGGCACGAAGTCGTGAACGATCGTCTCGGTGGGGAGTCGGTTGCGGTGACGTACTGTCCGCTGACGGGGACGGCACAGGGCTTTTCCCGCGGTGACGGCGAATTCGGCGTCAGCGGACGACTGATTAATAGCAATCTCGTCATGTTCGACCGCGGCACGGAGACGTGGTGGCCACAGATACTCGCGCGGGGAATCCGTGGTCCACACGAGGGAGCATACCTCGAGGAAGTGCAGGTAACCTGGACCACGTGGGAACGGTGGCGCAAGCAGCACCCGGAGACGGTCGTTCTCACGGAGGAGACCGGCCACATTCGGGATTATGGTGCCGATCCGTACGGCGGATACAATCCACGGAGCGGGTACTACGAGAACGAGAATACGCTGTTCAGTCCGCTTGCGACCGACGATCGGTTTCCCGCGAAGGAGGTCGTCGTCGGGGCCCGGAACGCCGATGGCTCGATGGCCGTTCCCAAAGCAACGCTTCGCGAGCGCGTAGTCGTCGACGGAACGATGAGTGATGTTCCGTACGTGACCGTCTACGACGAGAAACTCGACACGGGCTACGTGTATCGAAATCCCGATACTGAGTCGGTCGAATCCGATGGCGGGGACATCACCGTCGATGGTGACGAGTACGATGCAGATGCGCTGCCGCTCGAGCGCGAAATCGCGTTCGACGCGATGTGGTTCGCCTGGTACGGGTACTATCCGTCGACGGAGGTCCACGAATGA
- the nosZ gene encoding TAT-dependent nitrous-oxide reductase, with amino-acid sequence MTQTHDSDDSSLETNRATDSTTDDDSSERDPLFARIPRRDFMKAGAATGAMASMAGCTGLLGGDDSVSLEDVKTSVEPGEHDDYYAFLSGGHTGEIRVYGLPSMRQLMRIPVFQTESARGYGYDDRTSEMLEEAGGYTWGDAHHPRVSQTDNDYDGRWAFVNDKANGRMARIDLEYFETDAIVDIPNQQGTHGACCLLPDTKYVFGVGEFRVPMPNDGQDLDDPSNYTSTIAAIDPETMNVEWEVLVDGNMDNGDGGKEGRWFFATGYNSEHATTESEMSSSDTDWVKAFDVPAIEEAVEAGDYDEIGGVPVVDGTRDSSLNESDRPIVRYLDVSKSPHGVSVTPDGKYAIASGKLDPTASVIDIETLADADDPNDAIVGRPRLGMGPLHTAYDGRGHAYTTLFIDSQVVKWDIEAAVEASEESEDPVIEKVDVHYNPGHLIAAESYTADPQGDWLISLNKLSKDRFLPVGPMHPENDQLIYIGDDEEGMSLVKDTPSYAEPHDASIVSAEKLDPAKVYDPEDYDEEFISPEDNDISRENGRVHVKMHSQRNQFGFTDVTVTEGDEVTFTVTNVEQTADLLHSLAIPEYDVNIKLAPQETREVTFTADEPGVYWMYCAFFCSALHLEMRSRLLVEPAE; translated from the coding sequence ATGACCCAGACCCACGATTCCGACGACAGTTCCCTCGAGACGAACCGCGCGACTGACTCTACGACCGACGACGACAGTTCAGAGCGCGATCCGCTGTTCGCCCGCATTCCCCGACGGGACTTCATGAAAGCGGGGGCAGCGACGGGTGCGATGGCCTCGATGGCCGGGTGTACGGGACTGCTCGGTGGCGACGACTCGGTCTCCCTCGAGGACGTCAAGACGAGCGTCGAGCCCGGCGAACACGACGACTACTACGCGTTCCTCTCGGGTGGCCACACTGGCGAGATTCGCGTCTACGGCCTGCCGTCGATGCGACAGCTGATGCGGATTCCAGTGTTCCAGACCGAGAGCGCACGCGGCTACGGCTACGACGACCGCACGAGTGAGATGTTAGAGGAGGCGGGTGGGTACACATGGGGTGACGCCCACCACCCGCGCGTGAGCCAGACGGACAACGACTACGACGGCCGCTGGGCGTTCGTCAACGACAAGGCCAACGGCCGAATGGCCCGGATCGACCTCGAGTACTTCGAGACGGACGCGATCGTCGACATTCCGAACCAGCAGGGGACACACGGAGCCTGCTGTCTGCTCCCGGACACGAAGTACGTCTTCGGCGTCGGCGAGTTCCGCGTCCCGATGCCGAACGACGGACAGGACCTCGACGATCCGTCGAATTACACCTCGACCATCGCCGCGATCGACCCGGAGACGATGAACGTCGAGTGGGAGGTGCTGGTCGACGGCAACATGGACAACGGCGACGGCGGCAAGGAGGGTCGCTGGTTCTTCGCCACCGGCTACAACAGCGAGCACGCCACCACCGAAAGCGAGATGTCCTCGTCGGACACCGATTGGGTGAAGGCCTTCGACGTGCCTGCTATCGAGGAAGCCGTCGAAGCCGGCGACTACGACGAAATCGGTGGCGTTCCGGTCGTCGACGGAACCCGCGATAGTTCGCTAAACGAGAGCGACCGGCCCATCGTCCGCTATCTCGACGTGTCGAAGAGCCCCCACGGCGTCAGCGTCACGCCCGATGGAAAGTACGCGATCGCCAGCGGGAAACTCGACCCGACGGCGTCGGTCATCGATATCGAGACGCTCGCCGACGCCGACGATCCAAACGACGCGATCGTCGGCCGTCCGCGACTCGGGATGGGGCCGCTACACACCGCCTACGATGGCCGCGGACACGCGTATACGACCCTGTTCATCGACTCGCAGGTCGTCAAGTGGGACATCGAAGCCGCGGTCGAAGCCAGCGAGGAGTCCGAGGATCCGGTCATCGAGAAGGTCGACGTCCACTACAACCCGGGTCACCTGATCGCCGCGGAGTCCTACACTGCCGATCCGCAGGGGGACTGGCTGATCTCGCTGAACAAGCTCTCGAAGGACCGGTTCCTGCCGGTCGGGCCGATGCACCCCGAGAACGACCAGCTGATCTACATCGGGGACGACGAGGAAGGAATGTCCCTCGTCAAGGATACGCCCTCTTACGCCGAACCCCACGACGCCTCGATCGTCAGCGCGGAGAAACTCGATCCCGCCAAAGTCTACGATCCCGAGGATTACGACGAGGAGTTCATCTCGCCCGAGGACAACGACATCAGCCGCGAGAACGGCCGTGTGCACGTGAAAATGCACTCCCAGCGCAACCAGTTCGGCTTCACGGACGTCACCGTCACCGAAGGCGACGAAGTGACGTTTACCGTGACGAACGTCGAGCAGACGGCCGACCTCCTGCACTCGCTTGCCATCCCCGAGTACGACGTCAACATCAAGCTCGCACCACAGGAGACCCGCGAAGTGACATTCACAGCCGACGAGCCGGGCGTCTACTGGATGTACTGTGCGTTCTTCTGTAGCGCACTCCACCTTGAGATGCGCTCGCGACTGCTCGTCGAACCAGCGGAGTGA
- the nosD gene encoding nitrous oxide reductase family maturation protein NosD: MREGTFAIASAVLLVCSLAGAGVAATTKSTDAESVDSWRAETPAVHDVEEPAADGTATIDNREFDSVQAAVDAADPGDTIHLEGQFDERVIVDTPGVTLTALERDGAVIDGGGEGRVVEIEADDVSLENVWIRNAGSDRQDTDSGVVVNGSSATLSALRLTKIQFGVWIGSVEDVTVEDSIIAGRDDQPLAERGNGIHLWEATDTEVRNNTITTVRDGIYYQWAEGVVAEDNTMWDMRYGVHYMYSNDNHLEDNVAFDNDVGFALMVSKELTLLNNTAVNNDGTSGHGILVKDVEDSEIRGNDLVGNGNGLYVHNSQDNRLESNLVLENEVGIHITAGSSTETVAGNSFIRNGQAAFAETNSQAHWNDTDRGNYWSEARTADLDADGISENRHQPAGTVERLVYETPQAAIFAESPAFDAVTLAESSFPVLETPGIVDHRPLADSPHDNWRTYYEDHDH, encoded by the coding sequence GTGAGAGAAGGAACGTTCGCCATCGCCTCTGCAGTGCTCCTCGTCTGCTCGCTGGCGGGAGCGGGCGTCGCCGCGACGACCAAGTCGACCGATGCCGAGAGTGTCGACAGCTGGCGCGCGGAGACGCCAGCGGTCCACGACGTTGAAGAGCCCGCCGCTGACGGCACCGCGACGATCGACAACCGGGAGTTCGACTCGGTGCAAGCGGCAGTCGACGCCGCCGACCCGGGAGACACGATCCACCTCGAGGGGCAGTTCGACGAACGCGTCATCGTGGACACGCCGGGCGTGACGCTCACAGCCCTCGAGCGCGACGGTGCGGTGATCGACGGCGGCGGCGAGGGCCGCGTCGTCGAGATCGAGGCCGACGACGTCTCCCTCGAGAACGTCTGGATCCGCAACGCCGGGAGCGATCGGCAGGACACGGACAGCGGTGTCGTGGTCAACGGCTCGAGCGCGACGCTGTCGGCGCTTCGACTGACGAAGATCCAGTTCGGCGTCTGGATCGGCAGCGTCGAGGACGTGACCGTCGAGGACTCGATCATCGCCGGTCGCGACGACCAGCCGCTGGCCGAACGTGGCAACGGCATCCACCTCTGGGAAGCGACCGACACCGAGGTTCGGAACAACACCATCACGACCGTCCGCGACGGGATCTACTACCAGTGGGCCGAAGGCGTCGTCGCCGAGGACAACACCATGTGGGACATGCGCTACGGCGTCCACTACATGTACTCGAACGACAACCACCTCGAGGACAACGTCGCCTTCGACAACGACGTTGGCTTCGCGCTGATGGTCTCGAAGGAGCTGACGCTCCTGAACAACACCGCGGTGAACAACGACGGCACGAGCGGCCACGGGATCCTCGTCAAAGATGTCGAGGACAGCGAGATCCGCGGCAACGACCTCGTCGGCAACGGCAACGGCCTCTACGTCCACAACTCTCAGGACAACCGCCTCGAGTCGAACCTCGTCCTCGAGAACGAGGTCGGCATCCACATCACGGCGGGCAGCAGTACGGAGACCGTCGCGGGGAACAGCTTCATCCGGAACGGGCAGGCGGCGTTCGCAGAGACGAACTCGCAGGCCCACTGGAACGACACCGATCGGGGCAACTACTGGTCGGAGGCACGTACCGCGGACCTCGACGCCGACGGAATCAGCGAGAACCGGCATCAACCGGCCGGCACCGTCGAACGGCTCGTCTACGAGACGCCGCAGGCAGCCATCTTCGCCGAGAGTCCCGCGTTCGACGCCGTCACACTCGCTGAGAGTTCGTTCCCCGTCCTCGAGACGCCCGGAATCGTCGACCACAGACCGCTTGCCGACTCGCCACACGACAACTGGAGGACCTACTATGAAGATCACGATCACTGA
- a CDS encoding helix-turn-helix domain-containing protein, translating into MSEQNYRHVEAVRITDPTFAQVLECVLGVHTHERRAYFALLEAPGSTTTELADDLDRDRSSVNRSLSTLSEKGLIERDRKILDGGGYVYQYFPIPLSEAKELLHSSVDRWTMHVHDEIESFDVR; encoded by the coding sequence ATGAGTGAGCAGAATTACAGGCACGTCGAGGCCGTGCGTATCACCGACCCAACGTTCGCTCAGGTGCTCGAGTGCGTGCTCGGGGTCCACACCCATGAACGGCGCGCGTATTTCGCACTGCTCGAGGCACCCGGCAGTACGACGACCGAACTGGCCGACGACCTCGACCGGGATCGGAGCAGTGTGAACCGTTCGCTTTCGACGCTCTCGGAGAAGGGGTTGATCGAGCGCGATCGGAAAATACTTGATGGGGGCGGGTACGTGTACCAGTATTTTCCGATCCCGCTCTCGGAAGCCAAGGAGTTGCTGCACTCGTCCGTCGATCGGTGGACGATGCATGTTCACGACGAAATCGAATCGTTCGACGTTCGATAA
- a CDS encoding ABC transporter permease: MTADRPRDGCDGEPTADSGAAVESNATEPKPDGGYGTGMDRAHSGDSGTPLGQLFVVAETEYRLAVRSRWIVALTGIFAVFALGMATFSGSETSPTGFERIVASLAALVVYLVPLVALAFSYDAIVGREESGWLQTLFSLPVSRSWVVLGTAVGRATVLGSATVIGFGSAGILLLLEYGFDGFESYVGFLLATVGLALAFLAVGVCLSTIAREKTHALGLALLGWAWFVLVHDLLALGVIAAFSLPNLAVSAAVLANPTGVFRALVLGALGAGGDAGFAAVIAAAGLSAELLSAALVAWIVGPLAIAAVAVRRRRL; encoded by the coding sequence ATGACCGCCGATCGTCCACGAGACGGCTGCGATGGAGAGCCGACTGCGGACTCAGGAGCCGCTGTCGAATCGAACGCCACCGAGCCGAAACCCGACGGCGGCTACGGGACGGGCATGGACAGAGCCCACAGCGGCGACTCGGGCACCCCGCTCGGACAGTTGTTCGTCGTCGCCGAAACGGAGTATCGACTGGCCGTCCGGAGCCGGTGGATCGTCGCGCTCACGGGAATCTTCGCCGTGTTCGCGCTCGGGATGGCGACGTTCAGCGGTTCGGAAACGAGTCCGACCGGCTTCGAGCGTATCGTCGCGAGTCTCGCTGCCCTCGTGGTCTACCTCGTGCCGCTCGTCGCACTCGCGTTCAGCTACGATGCGATCGTCGGCCGCGAGGAGAGTGGCTGGCTCCAGACGCTGTTCTCGCTGCCCGTCTCGCGGTCGTGGGTCGTCCTCGGAACGGCCGTCGGCCGTGCGACCGTCCTCGGGAGTGCGACCGTCATCGGCTTCGGGAGCGCCGGTATCCTGCTCCTGCTCGAGTACGGGTTCGACGGCTTCGAGTCGTACGTCGGCTTTCTGCTCGCCACGGTTGGCCTCGCGCTGGCGTTTCTCGCAGTCGGCGTCTGCCTGTCGACGATCGCTCGAGAGAAAACGCACGCGCTGGGGCTTGCACTGCTCGGGTGGGCCTGGTTCGTCCTCGTCCACGATCTGCTCGCACTCGGCGTAATCGCGGCGTTTTCGCTCCCTAATCTGGCCGTCTCGGCGGCGGTCCTCGCCAACCCGACGGGCGTCTTCCGGGCGCTCGTGCTGGGTGCACTCGGCGCTGGCGGTGACGCCGGCTTCGCCGCCGTGATCGCCGCGGCAGGGCTGTCGGCTGAGCTCCTGAGCGCTGCGCTCGTCGCGTGGATCGTCGGTCCGCTCGCAATCGCAGCAGTGGCCGTCAGGAGGCGGCGACTATGA
- a CDS encoding TIGR04053 family radical SAM/SPASM domain-containing protein: MNDQPIETARRPFVLIWELTRACELACKHCRADAKPHRHPDELSTSDGKQLLEDARAFGDGQLIVLSGGDPLARDDTVELVEYGTDIGLRMTMTPSGTTSLTRERIRTLADAGLRRMALSIDGGSASAHDEFRQERGSFEQTIHAAEETRRAGLPLQINTTVCAETVDELPAIREIVADLDAVLWSVFFLVPVGRGRVLDPISPDHAERVMEWLADVSKIARFDVKTTEAPHYRRVAIERHRSSETAERSPPDGIGRRTGITAGNGFAFVSHTGDVYPSGFLPAVAGSVREESIVDIYRDSERFRSLREPDALRGKCGACEYRHVCGGSRSRAFAYTGDPLESDPLCPYVPTAYDGPLPDQSCKPR; encoded by the coding sequence ATGAACGACCAACCGATCGAGACAGCTCGGCGGCCGTTCGTCCTCATCTGGGAACTCACTCGAGCGTGTGAGTTAGCCTGCAAGCACTGCCGTGCCGATGCGAAGCCACACCGCCATCCGGACGAACTGTCGACGAGCGACGGCAAGCAACTCCTCGAGGACGCTCGAGCCTTCGGCGACGGCCAGTTGATCGTTTTGTCCGGCGGCGATCCCCTCGCACGCGATGACACCGTTGAACTCGTCGAGTACGGAACCGACATCGGGCTCCGGATGACGATGACGCCCAGCGGAACGACGTCGCTCACCCGCGAACGGATTCGAACGCTCGCCGATGCGGGGCTTCGCCGGATGGCGCTCAGCATCGACGGCGGGTCGGCATCGGCCCACGACGAATTTCGCCAAGAGCGGGGCAGCTTCGAGCAGACCATTCACGCGGCCGAAGAGACGCGGCGCGCGGGTCTCCCGCTACAGATTAACACGACAGTGTGTGCCGAAACCGTCGACGAACTACCGGCCATCCGCGAGATCGTCGCAGACCTCGACGCGGTACTCTGGTCCGTGTTCTTCCTCGTTCCGGTGGGTCGCGGTCGGGTGTTGGATCCGATCTCGCCCGACCACGCGGAACGGGTGATGGAGTGGCTAGCCGACGTTTCGAAGATAGCTCGGTTCGATGTCAAGACGACGGAGGCACCACACTACCGACGCGTTGCTATCGAACGTCACCGCAGCTCCGAGACGGCAGAGCGATCGCCCCCGGATGGCATCGGACGACGCACGGGAATTACGGCTGGGAACGGCTTCGCGTTCGTCAGCCACACCGGTGACGTTTATCCGTCGGGTTTTCTACCAGCAGTCGCCGGTTCCGTCCGGGAGGAGAGCATCGTGGACATCTACCGAGATTCGGAACGCTTCCGATCCCTACGCGAGCCCGACGCACTGCGCGGGAAATGTGGCGCGTGCGAGTATCGACACGTCTGCGGCGGGAGTCGCTCGCGAGCGTTCGCGTATACCGGCGACCCGCTCGAGTCGGATCCGCTTTGTCCGTACGTACCGACCGCGTACGACGGCCCGCTCCCCGATCAGTCGTGTAAGCCACGTTAG
- a CDS encoding twin-arginine translocation signal domain-containing protein, which produces MDQHEDDGGRERDGGTEPVRTNPRATNPFRNGIDRRRVLQSSAAVGAATTLSGCLSDTSGQRAPTVYVFNNGDRTLSIIDADTDELLETVFIGTTASFPANQYGTGVDSEYDTLWLNVSGGVKAIDQHTLDEVASIDTGFGPNYPNLTPTEEYLLVAAGGTTTIDPEPDEPTDHVLVRIDADRESDTFGEVTGEIPVGYTGPCDVTFEPSGEYGFVADIANETLTVVRVDPFEIAARVDIGDPTGDGHVLPFMCTASFDGDRLLVENGEGGLGSDPDIPRRGSESIWDTSDPEAPTELERITRDDGLSAPTITSEVDPETEAAYLFTPGIDAVTVIDLEERAVDRELDIGGRATSGAWAPSREKLYVPVQTANHVAVIDRDRREVLTTIDTGESPTGAVGGMVRPETTTTQRLQSSLATLGLSVGDREPTFCPDDNCYCG; this is translated from the coding sequence GTGGACCAGCATGAGGACGACGGAGGCAGGGAACGCGATGGCGGGACGGAACCGGTTCGAACGAATCCGAGAGCAACGAATCCGTTTCGAAACGGTATCGATCGACGCCGAGTACTGCAGTCGTCAGCCGCCGTCGGAGCAGCGACGACCCTGTCCGGCTGTCTGTCCGATACGAGTGGCCAACGAGCGCCGACGGTGTACGTGTTCAACAACGGTGATCGAACGCTGAGTATCATCGACGCCGACACCGACGAACTGCTCGAGACCGTCTTCATCGGGACGACCGCATCGTTCCCGGCCAACCAGTACGGAACCGGCGTCGATTCCGAGTACGATACGCTCTGGCTCAACGTTTCAGGCGGCGTCAAAGCCATCGACCAGCACACGTTAGACGAGGTCGCATCGATCGACACCGGGTTCGGACCGAACTATCCCAACCTGACTCCGACAGAGGAGTATCTGCTCGTCGCTGCTGGCGGGACGACGACGATCGACCCCGAACCCGACGAGCCGACCGATCACGTCCTCGTTCGAATCGATGCCGACCGGGAGAGCGACACGTTCGGCGAGGTGACGGGAGAGATACCGGTCGGCTACACCGGGCCGTGTGATGTGACGTTCGAGCCGAGTGGTGAGTACGGATTCGTCGCGGACATCGCAAACGAGACGCTGACTGTCGTTCGCGTCGATCCGTTCGAAATCGCCGCTCGAGTCGACATCGGCGACCCTACCGGAGACGGACACGTCCTTCCGTTCATGTGTACGGCCTCGTTCGACGGCGACCGTCTCCTGGTCGAAAACGGCGAGGGTGGGCTCGGATCAGACCCAGACATCCCGCGCCGAGGATCAGAAAGTATCTGGGATACCTCCGATCCGGAGGCGCCGACCGAACTCGAACGTATCACTCGAGACGACGGATTATCAGCCCCGACGATTACGAGCGAGGTAGATCCAGAAACCGAGGCAGCCTACCTCTTTACTCCCGGTATCGACGCCGTCACGGTGATCGACCTCGAGGAGCGAGCCGTCGACCGCGAACTCGATATCGGCGGTAGAGCGACCTCGGGTGCGTGGGCCCCTTCGCGAGAGAAACTGTATGTTCCGGTGCAGACCGCAAATCACGTCGCTGTGATCGACCGTGACCGGCGAGAGGTGCTCACGACTATCGACACTGGGGAGTCCCCAACGGGTGCTGTCGGCGGAATGGTTCGACCCGAGACGACCACTACCCAGCGACTACAGAGTTCGCTGGCAACGCTCGGGCTCTCAGTCGGCGACCGAGAGCCGACGTTCTGTCCGGATGACAACTGCTACTGCGGATGA
- a CDS encoding nitrous oxide reductase accessory protein NosL produces the protein MTQRLASSRTDRRRVLFGIGTLATASLAGCLSDDDSDDPAEPIALTDGQTCDVCGMMITDQYGPAGQVFYEDGNPDVRDGPAWFDSVAELLEYAARQTSRGWTERGTFVTDYSSVEYELLEGDEALHISTHAAADDFADATECYYVADSEVQGAMGDDYLPFSARDDAETFADDHGGTVREWDSLATD, from the coding sequence ATGACGCAGCGACTGGCTTCGTCCCGGACTGACCGCCGTCGGGTGCTGTTCGGGATCGGCACGCTCGCAACCGCCTCCCTCGCGGGCTGTCTCAGTGACGACGACAGCGACGACCCCGCGGAGCCGATTGCGCTCACCGACGGGCAGACGTGTGACGTCTGTGGTATGATGATTACCGATCAATACGGCCCTGCCGGACAGGTCTTCTACGAGGACGGCAACCCCGACGTGCGAGACGGGCCCGCTTGGTTCGACAGCGTCGCCGAACTCCTCGAGTACGCCGCACGACAGACCTCACGCGGTTGGACGGAGCGTGGTACGTTCGTCACCGACTACTCGAGTGTCGAGTACGAACTTCTCGAGGGTGACGAAGCGCTGCACATCTCGACGCACGCCGCTGCAGATGATTTCGCTGACGCGACGGAGTGCTACTACGTTGCTGATAGCGAGGTTCAGGGGGCGATGGGTGACGATTACCTTCCGTTCTCGGCTCGAGATGACGCCGAAACGTTCGCTGACGACCACGGTGGAACCGTGCGGGAATGGGACAGCCTTGCGACCGACTGA
- a CDS encoding ABC transporter ATP-binding protein — MKITITDVHKRYGDVVALDGPSFEVPSGSTFGVLGTNGAGKTTLFELLVGHDRPDAGRIEVGGLDVETAGHRVRERVGFLPEHSGFPPSMTGREVLSVHARIRGLSGRTARIAECLDLVGLSDAADRAVSGYSNGMARRLGLASVLLSRPPVLVLDEPTAGLDPRGVAAFHRLIERIDRETDATVVISSHVLSEIERLCDEVAILQDGRLRAAGAVDELRRSVDDHVTVVCQPTADRAAVLEAVQGHGDVTDTGDTLEIVCDREDAFDLVATLGEQQHRLDGLEVHEPGLEAAFHEALAAETDDTEVPA, encoded by the coding sequence ATGAAGATCACGATCACTGACGTTCACAAGCGATACGGCGACGTCGTCGCCCTCGATGGGCCCTCCTTCGAGGTCCCTTCGGGGTCGACGTTCGGCGTCCTCGGGACGAACGGCGCGGGAAAGACGACGCTGTTCGAACTGCTGGTCGGCCACGACCGGCCCGACGCAGGGCGCATCGAAGTCGGCGGACTCGACGTCGAGACCGCGGGCCATCGCGTCCGTGAGCGCGTCGGGTTTCTGCCCGAACACAGCGGCTTCCCACCGTCGATGACGGGACGAGAAGTGCTCTCGGTGCACGCGCGTATTCGCGGGCTCTCCGGTCGAACGGCCCGCATCGCGGAGTGTCTCGATCTCGTCGGGCTCTCCGATGCCGCCGACCGGGCCGTCTCGGGCTACTCGAACGGGATGGCTCGGCGACTCGGCCTCGCGTCCGTCCTGCTCTCCCGTCCACCTGTGCTCGTCCTCGACGAGCCGACCGCGGGACTGGACCCGCGGGGCGTGGCGGCGTTTCACCGACTCATCGAACGGATCGACCGCGAGACGGACGCCACGGTCGTCATCTCCTCGCACGTCCTGAGCGAGATCGAACGCCTCTGTGACGAGGTCGCGATCCTGCAGGACGGCCGTCTCCGCGCTGCCGGTGCCGTCGACGAACTGCGCCGGTCGGTCGACGATCACGTGACCGTCGTCTGTCAGCCCACAGCCGACCGCGCTGCCGTGCTCGAGGCCGTGCAGGGTCACGGCGACGTCACCGATACCGGTGACACGCTCGAGATCGTCTGCGATCGCGAGGACGCGTTCGACCTCGTCGCCACACTCGGCGAACAGCAGCATCGTCTCGACGGCCTCGAAGTGCACGAACCGGGCCTCGAGGCGGCGTTCCACGAGGCGCTCGCGGCCGAAACCGACGACACGGAGGTACCAGCATGA